A region from the Achromobacter seleniivolatilans genome encodes:
- a CDS encoding ABC transporter substrate-binding protein: MKTRFKNTLAACVLGALSVSAHAQVSDDVVKIGVLGDQSGMMADLSGKFGVEAVKMAVEDFGGSVLGKPIEVISADHQNKVDIGVSIARRWYENDKVDLILDVPNSAIALAVQDLTRQMKRVVIFTSAGSADLTGKACSPNGMHWTYDTYAYATGVANGVMEDGGKSWYFITSDYAFGHSLERDAMAVVKAKGGQVVGSVRHPIASSDFSSFLLQAQASKAQVIGLANGSGDTINSIKQAFEFGIMGSKQRVAALFMSIVDVRSVGLEYAQGLNLVEPFYWDQDDKARQWSERYFKRTGRMPSMVQASNYSATMHYLNAVKAAGTDASEAVIKKMHDTPINDFMTENGRIREDGRVMRDLYLFQVKKPSESKRDWDYYNLVRKIPAEQAFRPLKDGGCSLVKS; the protein is encoded by the coding sequence ATGAAGACCCGTTTCAAGAACACCCTGGCCGCCTGCGTGTTGGGCGCCTTGTCCGTATCCGCTCACGCGCAAGTGTCCGATGATGTCGTGAAGATCGGCGTACTGGGCGACCAGTCCGGCATGATGGCCGACCTGTCCGGCAAGTTCGGCGTAGAGGCCGTGAAGATGGCGGTCGAAGATTTTGGCGGCTCCGTGCTGGGCAAACCCATCGAAGTCATTTCCGCCGACCACCAGAACAAGGTGGACATCGGCGTGTCGATTGCGCGCCGCTGGTACGAGAACGACAAGGTCGATCTGATTTTGGATGTGCCGAATTCCGCTATCGCGCTGGCCGTGCAGGATTTGACGCGCCAGATGAAACGCGTGGTGATCTTCACCAGCGCGGGCTCGGCTGATCTGACAGGAAAAGCCTGCTCGCCCAACGGCATGCACTGGACTTACGACACCTATGCCTATGCCACTGGTGTAGCCAACGGCGTGATGGAAGACGGCGGCAAAAGCTGGTATTTCATTACCTCTGACTACGCCTTTGGCCATTCGCTGGAGCGTGACGCAATGGCCGTAGTGAAAGCCAAGGGCGGACAAGTGGTGGGTAGCGTGCGCCACCCCATCGCCAGTTCGGATTTTTCATCCTTCCTGCTCCAGGCGCAGGCTTCCAAGGCTCAGGTCATCGGGCTGGCGAACGGCAGCGGCGACACCATCAACAGCATCAAGCAGGCGTTTGAATTCGGCATCATGGGCAGCAAGCAACGTGTGGCGGCGCTCTTCATGAGCATCGTGGACGTGCGCAGCGTGGGGCTGGAATACGCGCAAGGGCTGAACCTGGTCGAGCCCTTCTACTGGGATCAGGACGACAAGGCGCGGCAATGGTCTGAACGCTATTTCAAACGCACTGGCCGGATGCCGTCCATGGTGCAGGCCAGCAACTACAGCGCCACCATGCACTATTTGAATGCGGTCAAGGCTGCCGGTACCGACGCGTCCGAAGCGGTCATCAAGAAGATGCACGACACGCCCATTAACGACTTCATGACCGAAAACGGCCGCATCCGTGAAGATGGGCGCGTGATGCGCGACCTGTATCTGTTCCAGGTGAAAAAGCCGTCGGAATCCAAGCGTGATTGGGACTACTACAACCTGGTGCGCAAGATTCCTGCTGAACAGGCATTCCGTCCGCTGAAGGATGGCGGCTGCTCGCTGGTGAAGTCGTAA
- a CDS encoding SDR family NAD(P)-dependent oxidoreductase → MDGAPQLLAGKRAVVTGGANPRGIGAAIVELFLAQGATVAVLDQAYPDGEDAALVQGRVNLHCDVSRGASCEAALAQANAALGGIDVLVNNAGIVAATRIWDLPEDEFRRMIEVNLTGTYNVTHAALPALLESTRRPAIVNLGSTAALRGGGLLGGSHYAASKGGVISFTKALARELGPRGIRANCVAPGIIETDMTLGKFGENWEQELKQGIPLQRFGSPVEVAQAILFLASDLSSYSTGIVVDVNGGFHIH, encoded by the coding sequence ATGGATGGCGCCCCGCAACTACTGGCCGGCAAACGCGCCGTTGTCACGGGGGGCGCCAACCCCCGGGGCATCGGCGCCGCGATTGTCGAGCTGTTCCTGGCACAGGGCGCGACGGTCGCTGTGCTGGACCAGGCTTACCCCGACGGCGAAGACGCCGCGCTTGTGCAAGGCCGAGTCAACCTGCACTGCGACGTCTCACGCGGCGCTTCATGCGAAGCCGCGCTGGCGCAAGCGAACGCGGCGCTAGGAGGCATCGACGTATTGGTGAACAACGCCGGCATCGTCGCCGCCACCCGCATCTGGGATCTGCCGGAAGACGAATTCCGCCGCATGATTGAGGTCAACCTGACGGGCACCTACAACGTCACACATGCCGCGCTGCCAGCGCTCCTGGAAAGCACGCGGCGTCCCGCCATCGTCAATCTGGGGTCCACCGCCGCCTTGCGGGGCGGCGGGCTGCTGGGCGGTTCGCATTACGCGGCGTCCAAGGGCGGCGTCATCAGTTTCACCAAGGCGTTGGCCCGGGAATTGGGGCCGCGCGGCATTCGGGCCAACTGCGTGGCGCCAGGCATTATTGAAACCGACATGACGCTGGGGAAATTCGGCGAAAATTGGGAACAAGAACTCAAACAGGGCATTCCGCTACAGCGTTTCGGCTCGCCCGTCGAAGTCGCACAAGCCATCCTTTTTCTGGCATCGGACCTGTCCTCTTATTCAACCGGCATCGTGGTCGACGTCAATGGCGGCTTCCACATTCATTAG
- a CDS encoding IclR family transcriptional regulator: protein MSTPDRMLSILDLFRDDTTAAFQEDVMAHLECSRATAYRYLKSLTESGLLAPTAGGAYVLGSRIIELDRHLRQHDPLMRAARDVMRATGDELHANLMLCSYYGDKVMCVDRYWTDQSIESSYARGRPFPMFRGATAKPILANLPPYQLRNLMLWHAAEIREAGLGDDWDEFRANLKQLRSAGVCVSHGEVDRGLMGIGSAIFSPDQKVVGSLVFIAAQARTSAERLEVLQARIQIAAAQVSQNLQAPQSNGAAAIGIMPSRPRRLRAPAGATPARPKA from the coding sequence ATGAGCACTCCCGACCGCATGTTGTCCATCCTAGACCTCTTTCGCGACGACACGACCGCCGCGTTCCAGGAGGATGTCATGGCGCATCTGGAGTGCTCACGCGCCACTGCTTATCGCTATCTGAAGTCGCTGACCGAAAGCGGGTTACTGGCGCCCACTGCGGGCGGCGCCTACGTGCTGGGCTCGCGCATCATCGAACTGGACCGCCATCTGCGCCAGCACGATCCGCTGATGCGGGCCGCACGCGACGTCATGCGAGCCACGGGCGATGAACTGCACGCCAACCTGATGCTGTGCAGCTATTACGGCGACAAGGTCATGTGCGTGGACCGCTACTGGACGGATCAATCCATTGAATCCAGCTACGCGCGCGGGCGGCCTTTCCCGATGTTCCGGGGCGCGACGGCCAAACCCATTCTTGCCAACCTGCCCCCCTACCAGTTGCGCAACCTGATGCTGTGGCACGCCGCGGAAATACGCGAGGCCGGGCTGGGAGACGACTGGGATGAATTTCGCGCAAACCTGAAGCAATTGCGCAGCGCAGGCGTGTGCGTGTCCCATGGGGAAGTTGACCGCGGGCTGATGGGGATAGGCTCGGCCATCTTCAGTCCGGATCAGAAGGTGGTTGGCAGCCTGGTCTTCATTGCAGCCCAGGCGCGCACTTCTGCTGAACGGCTGGAGGTATTGCAGGCGCGCATACAGATTGCGGCTGCGCAGGTATCGCAGAATCTGCAAGCTCCGCAAAGCAACGGCGCGGCGGCGATCGGCATCATGCCGTCGCGGCCGCGCCGCCTCAGAGCGCCGGCCGGTGCAACACCGGCGCGGCCCAAAGCCTGA
- the ppa gene encoding inorganic diphosphatase yields MSLDRVSPGKNLPEDFNVIIEIPMNADPVKYEVDKDSGAIFVDRFMLTAMHYPCNYGYIPQTLSDDGDPADVLVLTPFPIQIGAVVRCRAIGVLEMDDESGGDAKLLAVPIEKLYPPYRNIKSYEDLPTEDVARIQHFFEHYKDLEKGKWVKVKGWKGVDAAHEEIVNSVERYNKA; encoded by the coding sequence ATGAGTCTTGATCGCGTCTCCCCTGGCAAGAATCTGCCGGAAGACTTCAACGTCATCATCGAAATCCCCATGAACGCCGACCCGGTAAAGTACGAGGTCGACAAAGACTCGGGCGCGATTTTCGTTGACCGTTTTATGCTGACGGCCATGCACTACCCGTGCAACTACGGCTACATCCCGCAAACTCTGTCGGACGATGGCGACCCCGCCGACGTGCTGGTGCTGACCCCGTTCCCGATCCAGATCGGCGCCGTCGTGCGCTGCCGCGCCATTGGCGTGCTGGAAATGGACGATGAGTCGGGTGGCGACGCCAAGCTGCTGGCCGTGCCGATTGAAAAGCTGTACCCCCCGTACCGCAACATCAAGTCCTACGAAGATCTGCCGACTGAAGACGTCGCTCGTATTCAGCACTTCTTCGAGCACTACAAGGACCTGGAAAAGGGCAAGTGGGTCAAGGTCAAGGGCTGGAAGGGCGTCGACGCTGCTCACGAAGAAATCGTGAATAGCGTAGAGCGCTACAACAAGGCCTGA
- a CDS encoding heme biosynthesis HemY N-terminal domain-containing protein → MRTWFWTLLLAVIAVALAVVLRSHSGNVLLLVWPWRIGMSLTLAVLLIVAAFIVLYVGLRLLAWLLAIPDRVRVWRGKRAQARDHELLERGWIGLLEGRYAHAEKDLTKLLDQTKVQTRRVLAALSAARAAHGLGEFDRRDRLLATAQEHAGTDPGLVEATATVSADMLLDQGHAERALAVLAPLADGGARHLHTMRLLLRAHTALHHDEQVFTLARGLVRRNALARGEADLLIDASGAARLRAGANSDAWRAIWKDLKAEERLLPDVALAGAAAFDAAGEPNEAARVLEAAVAVKFNPALVAAYARCEAEQVSRRLAKAETWLQQRPTDPDLLTALGMLCLNGQLWGQAERYLLRSLSRRSDAQTHALLGSLYDRLDRPADAVRHWRLATAASMALPVLAVDAILPAADTGLDPYRVDAEGGYAVGLSDTDSDTDLGGDYPALPPAVAASAADYVLDPDARVSREQRDRALAPEDAPLAGGTSDIDEYFDSAPIPAAAFDEPVPTYSPAPPASPKPAPAVVPVPATKPPFKNDGSL, encoded by the coding sequence ATGCGTACCTGGTTCTGGACACTGCTGCTCGCCGTCATAGCCGTCGCTCTGGCGGTGGTGCTGCGCTCGCATTCCGGCAACGTGCTGTTGCTGGTCTGGCCGTGGCGCATCGGGATGTCGCTGACGCTTGCCGTCTTGCTGATCGTGGCGGCTTTTATCGTGCTCTATGTGGGCTTGCGATTGCTGGCATGGCTGCTGGCCATTCCTGATCGCGTCCGTGTGTGGCGTGGCAAACGCGCGCAGGCGCGCGATCACGAATTGCTGGAACGCGGCTGGATTGGCCTGCTTGAAGGCCGTTATGCGCACGCCGAAAAGGATCTGACCAAACTGCTGGATCAGACCAAAGTGCAGACCCGCCGCGTGCTGGCGGCGCTGTCAGCCGCACGCGCTGCCCACGGCTTGGGCGAGTTCGACCGGCGCGACCGTCTGTTGGCGACCGCGCAGGAACACGCGGGTACGGACCCCGGCCTGGTTGAAGCCACGGCTACGGTGTCCGCCGACATGCTGCTGGATCAAGGCCACGCCGAGCGCGCTTTGGCTGTGCTGGCGCCGTTGGCTGATGGTGGCGCGCGTCATCTGCACACGATGCGTTTGCTGTTGCGCGCCCACACGGCCCTGCACCATGACGAACAGGTTTTCACGCTGGCTCGCGGTCTGGTGCGCCGTAATGCTCTGGCGCGCGGCGAAGCCGATCTGCTGATCGACGCCTCTGGCGCGGCGCGTCTGCGTGCAGGCGCCAACAGCGATGCCTGGCGCGCTATCTGGAAAGATCTGAAAGCCGAAGAACGTCTGCTGCCGGATGTGGCGCTGGCAGGCGCAGCGGCCTTTGACGCCGCCGGCGAACCCAACGAAGCCGCCCGCGTGCTGGAAGCCGCCGTTGCCGTAAAGTTCAATCCCGCGTTGGTTGCCGCGTATGCTCGCTGCGAAGCCGAACAGGTCTCGCGCCGTCTGGCCAAGGCAGAAACCTGGTTGCAGCAGCGCCCCACCGATCCCGATTTGTTGACCGCGCTGGGCATGCTCTGCCTGAACGGCCAACTGTGGGGGCAGGCTGAACGTTATCTGCTGCGCAGCCTCAGCCGCCGCAGCGATGCGCAGACTCACGCACTGCTGGGCAGCTTGTACGACCGCCTGGACCGTCCTGCCGATGCCGTGCGCCACTGGCGTTTGGCGACAGCAGCCAGCATGGCTTTGCCGGTGCTGGCGGTTGACGCAATTTTGCCGGCCGCAGACACGGGCTTGGACCCGTATCGCGTAGACGCCGAAGGCGGCTATGCGGTGGGCTTGTCGGATACGGATAGCGACACCGATTTGGGTGGCGACTACCCGGCGCTTCCGCCTGCCGTGGCAGCCTCGGCTGCCGACTATGTGTTGGACCCGGACGCTCGTGTCAGCCGCGAACAGCGCGACCGTGCGCTGGCGCCGGAAGATGCTCCGCTGGCTGGCGGCACGTCCGACATCGACGAGTACTTCGACAGCGCCCCCATACCGGCGGCAGCTTTTGATGAACCCGTGCCTACGTATTCGCCGGCGCCGCCCGCCAGCCCGAAGCCCGCGCCTGCCGTGGTGCCCGTGCCGGCCACCAAGCCGCCGTTCAAGAACGACGGCTCGCTCTAA
- a CDS encoding uroporphyrinogen-III C-methyltransferase: protein MTDKTPATDPVVQSAAPGASSPASAPADSVKARPAKRGSGPLVTALIIVILLAVGLGYALWKQRTQFVSAGREVASRIDTLSADVAQARKDTREALALAQAQAGRVGELEESVRETQSQYNALQLAWQNFNDSASDELLANDVERLLTIANQQLRLAGNVSNAIVALETAQSRLARADRPRFASLQQSINGDLDRLRAVSTVDIPAQSSRIERLVALVGKAPLLVPDSVAPGIAPAGEIRPAVAPAPAVDPQAGLPADAPWWQRWRAEVASWPGRAGTALAHELGGLITIQRVDEPAALLLSPEQADQVRGTLRQRLLTVQLAMLMRQPAIWKSELDNVGVTLAKYFDNRSPDTVAAQTLARELAQTDIAVRMPEVADSLNAVAALRAAGFKTSDQD from the coding sequence ATGACAGACAAGACTCCCGCTACCGATCCGGTCGTTCAATCGGCCGCCCCGGGCGCAAGCTCGCCCGCATCGGCCCCGGCCGATTCCGTCAAGGCCCGTCCGGCCAAGCGCGGCAGTGGCCCGCTGGTCACCGCCCTGATAATCGTCATTCTGCTTGCCGTGGGCTTGGGTTACGCCCTTTGGAAGCAGCGCACGCAATTCGTGTCCGCCGGGCGCGAAGTCGCTTCGCGCATCGATACGCTGAGCGCTGACGTTGCGCAGGCCCGCAAGGACACGCGCGAAGCGTTGGCGCTGGCGCAGGCGCAGGCTGGCCGCGTAGGCGAACTTGAAGAATCCGTCCGTGAAACGCAAAGCCAGTACAACGCCTTGCAACTGGCCTGGCAGAACTTCAACGACAGCGCCAGCGACGAACTGCTGGCCAATGACGTGGAACGCCTTCTGACCATCGCCAACCAGCAACTGCGTCTGGCCGGCAATGTTTCCAACGCCATCGTGGCGCTGGAAACCGCGCAATCGCGTCTGGCGCGCGCCGACCGTCCGCGTTTCGCCAGCCTGCAACAATCGATCAACGGCGACCTGGATCGCCTGCGTGCCGTATCTACCGTAGACATTCCTGCCCAATCCTCGCGCATCGAACGTCTGGTGGCGCTGGTTGGGAAGGCCCCCTTGCTGGTGCCGGATTCCGTTGCCCCGGGTATTGCGCCCGCTGGTGAAATCCGTCCCGCCGTGGCGCCTGCGCCTGCCGTGGACCCGCAAGCCGGCCTGCCTGCCGACGCGCCCTGGTGGCAGCGTTGGCGCGCCGAAGTGGCTTCCTGGCCAGGCCGTGCGGGGACTGCTCTGGCGCATGAGCTGGGCGGCCTGATCACGATTCAACGCGTGGATGAGCCGGCCGCGCTGCTGTTGTCGCCCGAGCAGGCTGACCAGGTGCGCGGCACGCTGCGTCAGCGTCTGCTGACGGTGCAACTGGCCATGCTGATGCGCCAGCCCGCTATCTGGAAGAGCGAGCTCGACAATGTCGGTGTGACGCTTGCCAAGTATTTCGATAATCGTTCGCCCGATACGGTCGCCGCCCAAACGCTGGCGCGTGAACTTGCACAGACCGACATCGCCGTGCGCATGCCGGAAGTGGCAGACAGCCTGAACGCCGTCGCCGCTTTGCGGGCTGCGGGTTTCAAGACTAGCGATCAGGACTAA